The sequence CATTGCCTCCACCAGCACTCTGGTTTCAAATGCTTTTTCCACTGACCTTAAAGGTTTTCCTGGGCAAATTCAACCACCATTACATCGCTTTTGGCTAGATTGTTCCAAACATATCTAGATTGGTCAAACACATTGACTTCAGGAATTATCCTGTGTATCTAATCCTAAACACATTTACTTATGACTGCTTATTTGTTAAGCATTTCAAGCATACATATCGTTATATCTTAGTTTGTTGTAGTGGCTCTTTCTTTCAATCAAACCTCCCCAAATTGTACTCGttcattaaatataatataagtgaCCAATTACACCGAAATTAAACTGTAACATTACTAATTagaaaactgaaattaaaCTGTAAATACAGAAATTAtcgaaagagaaaagaaatacaCACTGAACACTGaagaaaatttagaaaagaaCTAACTGGTATATTCAATAATgaagagtaaaaaaaaaaaaaaaagtgggtCATGGTAAAAGTTTGCTTGTAAACTAGGGATTCTCCTATAAATTATAGGCAACACTAAACGATGAGGACTCCTAAACGAAAGGTAAGGAACGTTTTATCCAAGtttagaaaaaggaaagtttTTGTGGAATTCATAAGGGAGCTTTagtaatatacccaaaataggacatgaaattataaaaaaaccctatatggaatagactttagaaacacacccaaaaatcaTTTACTATCTAATAAATGAGTGTTgaagttcctataaattacatcTCTGCCATTTAttaacttaaaacaagcccaatacaaaaaactcaaaaaaaaacccaaaataagcCCAGCAAGCccgaagtacattgttaataccatgtcatagaagtgtattgttaataccatgtcatagaaatacattgttaatatcatGTCATAGAAGAACAATGTTAATAtcatttcatagaaaaacattgttaataccatttcatacaaaaaacccaaaaaagccCAGCAAGATATCCGATATCCTTTGCaaaaacattgttaataccatttctgaaaaatctgttaatactatgtcatggAAGTAccctgttaatactatgtcatagaaatcAACTCAATTGCAAGGAATGAACAGTTTAACAACTGTTCATACCATTTACTGGAAGCTAACAACtatatttcatttgcataatagGTACGAtaacttaaaacaagcccaacacAAGCCCAACACTAATTTAATGCTAAAAAGGGTAATAAAGATATTTcatcttattaattaaattaaaaaatatacaattgttgatttttgggtttattttgggtgtgtttctatgttttaaatagtgtagggtaTATTTATAGTTTCATGTCTAGGAATGGGTGTTTCACTAATTTTGTAAATTCATAATAACACGGACTTGAGCTTTCTCGAGGAAAACATTTGGAGGGAGGTTTGAGCGCCCTTTTACTCAGAGatgctgaagatgatgatacGGACTACAACTGCTGCTACTTCTTCTTGTTATTGCTGGAGCAGCAGAGGTATGAATTGTCTTCACTTTAACTCCACTTTTCTCGTTTTCGTCAACAATTACTATGCTTTCTTTCACTCTCAACCTTCGAAACCGATCAAATCCACAAGAACCCAACTAGAGCAGCCAAAAAGAGACTTACCCAAAATCACAAATGTTGAGGATGCTTTCAATGTGTTCGATAGAATGCTTCAAATGCGCCCTCTGCCTTCTGTTGTCCGTTTCAATAAAATCTTGGGTCAAGTtgcaaaattgaaacattaCTCGGCTGTCATCTCATTCTATAACAAAATGGGTGTGTCGAGAATTGGACATGATGTTTGTACCCTAAACATTCTCATAAATTCTTattgtcacctaaaccaaatGGGGTTTAGTTTATCTGTACTGGGAAAATTCTTCAAACTTGGTCTTGAACCAAGTGTCTTTACCTTCACCACTCTAATCAACGGCTTTCTTCTCGAGAATAGAGTGGTTCAGGCAGCAGAACTTTTCAATAAAATGATCAACGCTGGTAATTGTCAGCCTGATGCTGTTACTTATGGCACGCTAGTAAAGGGCTTTTGCATGAAAGGTAACAACAGTGCTGCTATTCAGTTGCTTAGGAAGATGGAGGAAGGAGCTTGCGAGCCTGGCTTAGTTGTCTATAACACAATCATCGACAGTCTTTTTAAGGATAAACTAGTTGATGATGCATTGAACCTCTTATCAGAAATGATGAGCAAGGGTATTGCCCCAGATGTCATTACCTATACATCCTTGATTCATGGAGTTTGCAAATTAGGCGAGTGGAAAGAAGCTAAAAGGTTGTTGAATGAAATGGTGAGTAAAAGCATATTTCCAGATGTGCGCACGTACAATGTCTTGGTAGACACACTTTGTAAGGAGGGGATGGTCTTGGAAGCAGAAGGTGTGGTAGAAATGATGATTCAAAGAGGTATTGAACCTGACACGGTTACGTACAGTTCACTCATGGATGGTTACTGTTTGCGAGGAGAAATGAGCAAGGCTAGAAAAGTTTTTAAACTAATGCTTAGCAAGGGATCGATGGTTGATGTTATTTGTTATAGCGCATTGATAAATGGATATTGTAAACATAAGATGATGGATGAGGCCATGATGCTACTTCGGGAAATGACTTGTAAGGGACTGGTTCCAAATATCGCTATTTATAACACTCTCGTCGACGGTTATTGCAAAGTGGGGAAATTAGGTGATGCACAACAGTTGTTCTCAGAGATGCAAGCTTGTGGTCAACTTCCAGATGTTCAAACTTATGCTATTCTACTGGATGGCCTATGTAAAAACCGACAAATTTCTACAGCAATCCAACTGTTTAAAGAGATGGAAGGCAAGAAGGTGGATGTAGATATTGTGATTTACGCTATTCTTATTAAAGGTTTGTGCATAgctgaaaaaattgaatctgcAAAGGAACTCTTTTGTAGTTTATCATCAAGAGGGCTTCAACTGGATGTAAGGACATATAACATAATGATTAATGGACTCTGTATTGGGGGCCGAACAAGTGAAGCAGAAAAGCTGCTTATCGAAATGGAAGAGAAAGGTTGTTCTCCAAATGGGTGGACCTACAACGTAATTATTCGAGGGTTTATCAATAACAATGAGACAGTAAGGGCGATGGAACTTATTCAACAAATGGTGAAGGGGCGTTTCTCTGCAGATGCTTCAACTACAGAATTGATAATTGATCTATTGTGTAAAGATAAAGTAGATCCTGCATTGTTGCCATTGATGCAAAAAGAGAATTATGAACTGAATTTGCCTCAGTTAAAGTTGAAAAGATCTTCTGACCATCCCAATAAACATTGAAGCTCTTCCACCTCTGGCAACCATGGATGTGTTATATCTATTATCTCTTAATCCATCATGTGACAATGTCGAGTAGTTAGTAGATATAACTTTTCCAATAATCGTAACATCTTTGAAACAATTGGCTAGTTTTTTTGTACGCAGGtcttttttagtttctttcaCACAAACATTGTGCAATTGACTGACTGcatgtttttgttattttgcgGTATACAGACTTAGTTATTAAAGATATCATTGGGGGATATCCTGTGATCATGATAGAGAAATTTCAATGTTACTCTTTTAAGGTTGTTAAATTTATTAGATAGAAGCAGGGTATTTGGACTGatataatcagatttttcagcTGACCAAGACTTTGCAGTTTCGGCAAAAACCAACCAGCCTTTGATTAAGGTGCCTTGTACaactttttttcaatttttttgatttctAATAATTTTGTGAAGGACATGGTGAAATTTGCTGACCCTTGATTGGTTCTGAATGCTCGTTTCAGAGTGATTTAAGATGGGGCAGAATCATTTATGGGTAGAAGCACTTCAAAGGTGCTCATTGAATTGATTTTCCATAGAAGTGATTATTGACCCATCCAAAATCACAATCAAAACGCGCCCTTTGATCCTTTGGTGGTGAAGCGAATTTACACTGTGTTTCATTTTGAGTCTAGCTTTTCTGGTCAGGAGCCTCTGAAGATGGGACTTGGTTTAATTGAGCCAAATTTTTACCAAAGCCTCTATTAGCCAAAAAGCAAAGAACGGTTGGGAAACCTTGGAAACGGAGACAATATTGTTGATGGGCCAGGACATGGTTTTTGTCATCATGGNNNNNNNNNNNNNNNNNNNNNNNNNNNNNNNNNNNNNNNNNNNNNNNNNNNNNNNNNNNNNNNNNNNNNNNNNNNNNNNNNNNNNNNNNNNNNNNNNNNNATTACAaccattaatcaacatgacagtGAACTAGCAATGTTATTACActagactggaacattacaagggtagacatgcattagaaataggatatCATAGGAAAttagcagtgttattaccctaaaCTGGAACATTACATGGGGTaaacatgcattagaaatggGATGTCATAGgaaactagcagtgttattaccatAGATTGGAGCATTACAGCCATTAATCAACATAACAGAGCAGTGTTATTATCCTATACTGGAACATTACAATAATTAATCAACATAACAATAAATGTGTGGAACATTACAGTCATTAATTAACATGACACGTTAATGAAGCTACGATTTCCAAGACGTTTTGTTTATAATgaattgtttgggtttttttttaaataaaattgagctgggcttgttttgggtgctatttaagtttttttaagTTGATCAATTGCAATCATGTAATTTATAATAACTTAAACACTAATTTCTTATGtagtaaatgagttttgggtaTATTTCTAAAGTGCATTCCatgttctgttttttctttaaaaaatagtatagctgtaCGGccatatttgatttttttctattttttttttaaaaaaatagaatagcATTGAAGcgttattgttttttttttttttttttaaattgtctTTAATAAATTGTATACACAAGCAGCTATAGTCTTTTCAATATGTAtgcatattttatatatatgttggtaCGTAGTTTTCAACagtacattcgtgttctatacacgtctcaccttttttttaaaaagctaacatacaatagtcgtattgtacaaGTACGTAAGtatttctaatgttttatacacgtattttgtacaaaattttcagtaagacacacaaaattcacttattatacaaataattctgacatattattttataagaataacatatgttataaaaattatattaaaatttcatatagtgggaagattaatatctactttggatatgttgcaaattaatatctacaaaggtacaaactaatgcaactaggagggtccttttttattattaattttttaattaaatagtatagccaggcggctataccaggattttttattaaaacacATGGCTTTAATCGATAAAggttcttctttattttttattttttaaaggagtacagccgtacggctatactccatgttttttattttttttaaaagacgtgttgacacgtggcacctaaTGGTTGAAGGTCCTCTTTTTTATactaaaaaatagtatagccacacggctatactcatttttttaaattttttgaaaatgtaTAGCCTTCCGGCTATATGATTTTCACACAGTGGGCTGCTTCGTTTTTTCTttagaaaatagtatagccgtgcggctatacttgattttttttctaattcttTTAAAACAATAGTATAGCATGGAAGCGTTActggttttttattatttaaattgtcGGTGGTGATCAGCAGAGGTGGTCGGCCGTTGGCTAGATATGGACATGTGGCATAGTATGCTTGCTTTAGAAGGAGTGGCATTGTgtgtaattttgatattttttaatgatatttttgtaaaattaggTACTACATTCTGGTCTTTGGCCTTATGCTAATTAGATgaaattgtattcatatcttccaaattagtaaactatattgtgttttaaaaCTAAAGCTCCCTagaaccatttttttttttcccactcACACGCAATATAAAATACAATGCCAAAAGCTAGAAACAAACCATAAATCCTTAACCAATAAGATAATCATTTACATCCTAAATTAGCAAGGAAATTCAAATGCCTCCCAATCCGCCTAAAATACAAATTTCCAATCCTTACACTACTAATCCTTACAATATCATCAAATATAGCTTCTATTTGGATTTAAAagactgaagaaaaaaaaaatcaatgaaatcaCAGACAGAGAAGACAAATCATTATGAACCATATTAGTCATCCTATCAATTCCTATAAAAACCAGTTACATTACAAACACTTGACAACACTGACTAAACTAAAAACCATCAAGAGCTTTCTCTCATTCAGTCACATTCAAGTAAgtttaattttgttcattcTGAATGGAAGGAATAGCTGCAACGCGTTTCACACTTGTATTTGCTTTGGTGATTATGTCGTTTTTGGCTATGATGCAACACATTGTCGTTAAGGGTTCACATATGTCGTTCTCCTGAAGAGTCCAACTGCCATCCAGAAAATTGTGAAGCTGCATATAAGGATGAACTCAAGGATGATTTCATGAGGTTTGAATGTGTGCCTATTTGGTGAAGCAActgtttgtgtgtgttttagCAAAAAATACTAGTAATTAACAATACTGATGTTGGCACTGTAAGTGTCTAATAATAATCCATGATGcatttttatattgtttataCCGGAAATAAGCGACCTATGACTGCCAAACACGTGGACTGAATTGATATTTATCACAATAAACTCTTCGGCATGTTCCCTACCGAAGCCATACATTTTGACTCTTTGCAcctggacacgtgtcatgcccacaatccgcttctacagtcccacatcggaaatatgagtatagtgcacgcctcccaaggcctatgtaaggagacccctaaccccaaaaggaaaaaagaagaaactaacggtacgctaccgcttgatctgtaatccaatatttactaaatccgtacttacttaagcatcggagagccttcggccggtaccacaccggtatcccaaggtcttaccgaacgtatccttttgcaggaacccgatcttccgaagactaactccaTTCTgaagacataatatcactaagttaagcgaggacacgtgtcaaaccactttttcgcat comes from Prunus dulcis chromosome 6, ALMONDv2, whole genome shotgun sequence and encodes:
- the LOC117631744 gene encoding pentatricopeptide repeat-containing protein At3g22470, mitochondrial-like, which produces MLKMMIRTTTAATSSCYCWSSRGMNCLHFNSTFLVFVNNYYAFFHSQPSKPIKSTRTQLEQPKRDLPKITNVEDAFNVFDRMLQMRPLPSVVRFNKILGQVAKLKHYSAVISFYNKMGVSRIGHDVCTLNILINSYCHLNQMGFSLSVLGKFFKLGLEPSVFTFTTLINGFLLENRVVQAAELFNKMINAGNCQPDAVTYGTLVKGFCMKGNNSAAIQLLRKMEEGACEPGLVVYNTIIDSLFKDKLVDDALNLLSEMMSKGIAPDVITYTSLIHGVCKLGEWKEAKRLLNEMVSKSIFPDVRTYNVLVDTLCKEGMVLEAEGVVEMMIQRGIEPDTVTYSSLMDGYCLRGEMSKARKVFKLMLSKGSMVDVICYSALINGYCKHKMMDEAMMLLREMTCKGLVPNIAIYNTLVDGYCKVGKLGDAQQLFSEMQACGQLPDVQTYAILLDGLCKNRQISTAIQLFKEMEGKKVDVDIVIYAILIKGLCIAEKIESAKELFCSLSSRGLQLDVRTYNIMINGLCIGGRTSEAEKLLIEMEEKGCSPNGWTYNVIIRGFINNNETVRAMELIQQMVKGRFSADASTTELIIDLLCKDKVDPALLPLMQKENYELNLPQLKLKRSSDHPNKH